A region of the Haemophilus parainfluenzae genome:
GTCTAAAAGTTGTTCTTGAAAAGCAATTTTCATTTCAAGTTCAGCGATGCGATCGTCTAAAATTTGTTGATTTTGCATAAAATTTCTCTAATTTTTAAAAAAATGTTGTGAATTTGGTCAATCCGATTTAACCTATTCGCTATTCTGTTTCTATTATAAAGGATCAAGCAAAATGTTGAAAATTCAAAAGCTTTCTCTTGCTGCACTTATGGTAAGTGCGGTTGTTTCAAGTTCTGTTTTTGCAGAAGATAAAGCAGCGCCAAGCGCAAGTGATGCGTCTTATGCTGTTGGTGCGTTAATGGGTAACCAAGTAAAAGATTTAGTGGATGCTCAAAAAGAAGTCATTCAATACGACAATGCGCGTATTTTAGATGGCTTAAAAGATGCATTAGAAGGTAAAGTTGATGTTCGTAAAGACGAAAAAATTCAAAAGACCTTAGATGGCATTCAAGAGCAATTAGTGTCTGCTGCTAAAGCAAAAGTAGAACAACAAGCGAAAGCCGCAAAAGAAGAAGGTGATAAATACCGCGCTGAATTTGCGAAAAAAGATGGCGTGAAAAGCACCAAAGATGGCTTACTTTACAAAATCACTGAAGCAGGTAAAGGTGATGCGATTAAAGCAACAGATACTGTGAAAGTACATTACACCGGTAAATTACCAGATGGTAAAGTATTTGATAGCTCTGTTGAACGTGGTCAACCGGTTGAGTTTAAATTAAACCAAGTGATTAAAGGTTGGACTGAAGGCCTTCAGTTAGTGAAAAAAGGCGGTAAAATCGAATTAGTGATTCCACCTGAATTAGCTTATGGCAAACAAGGTGCAGGCGATTCAATTCCACCTGATGCAACACTTTACTTCGACGTTGAAGTATTAGACGTTAATCCTAAAAAATAAGCCTTAATTTAACCGCACTTTGTCCAAAGTGCGGTCATTTTCCCTACCAGATTTGAAAAATGATACTAACCGATAGACAACCTTTCACCGATGAAGATCGTGCTATTCTGATTTCCTATAAAGCAGTAGTTGATGGCGTGAGCGCGTTGATTGGCGAGCATTGTGAAATCGTATTACATTCTTTGGAAGATATTGAGCATTCCGCCATTTGCATCGCCAATGGGCATAATACCAATCGCCAAGTGGGTTCACCGATTACGGATTTAGCCCTGAAATCCTTGCGTAATATGCAAAGTGAGAGTGTCTCTAAGCCTTATTTCACGCGTGCGAAAGGCAATGTGTTGATGAAGTCTGTGACTATTGCCATTCGAAATAGCAAACAACGCATTATTGGTTTACTTTGTATCAATATTAATTTGGATGTGCCGGTTTCTCAATTTATGCAGGCCTTTATGCCAACGCAGGAACAAAATGAAACTTCTTCCGTCAATTTTGCAAGTTCGGTAGAAGAGTTGGTGGCACAAACAGTA
Encoded here:
- a CDS encoding transcriptional regulator is translated as MILTDRQPFTDEDRAILISYKAVVDGVSALIGEHCEIVLHSLEDIEHSAICIANGHNTNRQVGSPITDLALKSLRNMQSESVSKPYFTRAKGNVLMKSVTIAIRNSKQRIIGLLCININLDVPVSQFMQAFMPTQEQNETSSVNFASSVEELVAQTVEKTIEEVNADRSVSNNNKNRQIVVSLFEKGIFDIKDAINLVADRLAISRHTVYLYIRQIKQEQE
- the fkpA gene encoding FKBP-type peptidyl-prolyl cis-trans isomerase, giving the protein MLKIQKLSLAALMVSAVVSSSVFAEDKAAPSASDASYAVGALMGNQVKDLVDAQKEVIQYDNARILDGLKDALEGKVDVRKDEKIQKTLDGIQEQLVSAAKAKVEQQAKAAKEEGDKYRAEFAKKDGVKSTKDGLLYKITEAGKGDAIKATDTVKVHYTGKLPDGKVFDSSVERGQPVEFKLNQVIKGWTEGLQLVKKGGKIELVIPPELAYGKQGAGDSIPPDATLYFDVEVLDVNPKK